A portion of the Achromobacter sp. MFA1 R4 genome contains these proteins:
- a CDS encoding FAD-dependent oxidoreductase encodes MTLPSHVPVLIAGGGPVGLTLAALLAEYGIASLTVEADEGYCSGSRAICMSRRSQEILGWIGADRPLMATGLAWTGGRSYFRDREVLHFQMPHDPLQRYAPMVNIQQYYVEEYAHQAMQRHPGLATLAWSARVTGVQPGPDGVSVEVESGGTRQTVRADWLVACDGGRSTVRDAMGLKLEGMQYEGRYVIVDIEQASQRPVERLAWFDPPSNPGSTLLMHRQPGNVWRVDYQIRDDEDPDEAVKPENVLPRVQSHLDMIGETAPWKPLWISIYNAKCLTLDSYRHGRVLFAGDAGHLVPIFGVRGLNSGLDDAGNLAWKLAWVLKGQSPDSLLDSYSIERVHATRQNLAYGAKSTEFMAPPDYGFRLMREAALRLALVDEGVRSLINPRQSAPISYDTSPLNQEDRAPQAGPAAAPGQPAPDVLLQDGDAPQYLTARFGAGFVALAIAPDAALSAALDALARTTQAAPHPLQVLRTGDGGLADPHGQLRQRYGGEPGTVYLLRPDGYVLGRWMAPAAHDLRAALAPYYPSVSLNPNATTKGQA; translated from the coding sequence ATGACGCTCCCCTCGCACGTTCCCGTCCTGATCGCCGGCGGCGGTCCGGTCGGCCTCACCCTGGCCGCGCTGCTGGCCGAGTACGGCATCGCCTCGCTCACCGTGGAAGCCGACGAAGGCTATTGCAGCGGCAGCCGCGCCATCTGCATGTCGCGCCGTTCGCAGGAAATCCTGGGCTGGATCGGCGCGGACCGGCCGCTGATGGCCACCGGGCTGGCCTGGACCGGCGGGCGCAGCTACTTCCGCGACCGCGAAGTGCTGCACTTCCAGATGCCGCACGATCCCCTGCAGCGCTACGCGCCCATGGTCAACATCCAGCAGTACTACGTCGAGGAATACGCGCACCAGGCCATGCAGCGCCACCCCGGCCTCGCCACGCTGGCGTGGTCGGCGCGCGTCACGGGCGTGCAGCCCGGTCCCGACGGCGTCTCGGTCGAGGTCGAATCCGGCGGAACGCGCCAGACCGTGCGCGCCGACTGGCTGGTCGCCTGCGACGGCGGCCGCAGCACCGTGCGCGACGCCATGGGACTGAAGCTGGAAGGCATGCAATACGAAGGCCGCTACGTCATCGTCGACATCGAGCAGGCGTCGCAGCGGCCCGTCGAACGCCTGGCCTGGTTCGACCCGCCTTCCAACCCGGGGTCCACCCTGCTCATGCACCGCCAGCCCGGCAACGTATGGCGCGTGGACTACCAGATCCGCGACGATGAAGATCCCGACGAGGCCGTCAAGCCGGAAAACGTGCTGCCGCGCGTGCAAAGCCATCTGGACATGATCGGCGAGACCGCGCCCTGGAAGCCGCTCTGGATTTCGATCTACAACGCCAAGTGCCTGACGCTGGACAGCTACCGCCACGGCCGCGTGCTGTTCGCCGGCGACGCCGGCCACCTCGTGCCGATCTTCGGCGTGCGCGGCTTGAACTCCGGTCTGGACGACGCCGGCAACCTGGCCTGGAAGCTTGCCTGGGTGCTGAAGGGCCAGTCGCCCGACAGCCTGCTGGACAGCTACAGCATCGAACGCGTGCACGCCACGCGCCAGAACCTGGCCTACGGCGCCAAGAGCACCGAGTTCATGGCGCCGCCGGACTACGGTTTTCGCCTCATGCGCGAGGCCGCGCTGCGGCTGGCGCTGGTGGATGAAGGCGTGCGGTCGCTGATCAATCCGCGTCAGTCCGCGCCCATTTCGTACGACACCTCGCCGCTGAATCAGGAAGACCGCGCTCCGCAGGCCGGACCGGCGGCGGCGCCCGGCCAGCCCGCGCCCGATGTCCTGCTGCAGGACGGCGACGCGCCCCAGTACCTGACCGCCCGCTTCGGCGCGGGCTTTGTTGCGCTGGCCATTGCGCCGGACGCGGCCCTATCGGCAGCGCTGGATGCGCTGGCCCGGACCACCCAGGCGGCGCCGCACCCGCTGCAGGTGCTGCGCACAGGCGACGGCGGCCTGGCCGACCCGCACGGCCAGCTCCGCCAGCGCTATGGCGGCGAGCCCGGCACCGTCTATCTGCTGCGGCCGGACGGCTACGTGCTGGGCCGCTGGATGGCGCCCGCCGCCCATGACCTGCGCGCCGCGCTGGCGCCCTACTACCCCTCGGTTTCCCTGAACCCGAATGCCACGACGAAAGGCCAAGCATGA
- a CDS encoding DUF6776 family protein has translation MFGRSQRAVFKPSVYQPGQRTRRMPRWLVLLLVGIALGAGGVLFLQTNYGPQRLTVEQSEQLHTELSAANMERQRLQAQLEEATQQRDANKAGHEKLTSDLSEARARIETLNKELVLFQDAMPPDPRGGNLGIRSATFKRAPGQLDYQVLVMREDREGAPFNGTLTFAIEGSYPNGRAATVTPEGPALKVDRYDYALGQLKLPDGFTPRVVVLRVMDGNQKQHAMRIYNVRN, from the coding sequence ATGTTTGGAAGATCGCAACGGGCCGTATTCAAGCCCTCCGTGTACCAGCCGGGTCAACGCACGCGCCGCATGCCGCGCTGGCTTGTGCTGCTGCTGGTTGGCATTGCGCTTGGCGCGGGCGGCGTGCTCTTCCTGCAAACCAACTACGGTCCGCAACGCCTGACCGTCGAACAATCCGAACAGCTGCACACTGAACTGAGCGCCGCCAACATGGAGCGCCAGCGCCTGCAGGCGCAGCTGGAAGAAGCCACGCAACAGCGCGACGCCAACAAGGCCGGCCACGAAAAGCTCACCAGCGACCTCTCCGAGGCCCGCGCCCGGATCGAAACCCTGAACAAGGAACTGGTGCTGTTCCAGGACGCCATGCCGCCCGACCCCCGCGGCGGCAACCTGGGCATCCGCTCGGCCACCTTCAAGCGCGCCCCCGGCCAGTTGGACTACCAGGTGCTGGTCATGCGCGAAGACCGCGAGGGCGCGCCCTTCAACGGCACGCTGACCTTCGCCATCGAAGGCTCCTATCCCAACGGGCGCGCCGCCACGGTCACGCCCGAAGGCCCGGCCCTGAAGGTCGACCGCTACGACTACGCGCTGGGCCAGCTCAAGCTGCCTGACGGCTTCACCCCGAGGGTCGTGGTGCTGCGCGTGATGGATGGCAACCAGAAGCAGCACGCCATGCGCATCTACAACGTGCGCAACTGA
- the murU gene encoding N-acetylmuramate alpha-1-phosphate uridylyltransferase MurU: MRAMILAAGRGERMRPLTDRLPKPMLPVGGKPLIVWHLERLAAAGIRDIVINHAWLGHEIEGALGDGAAQGVRIRYSAEARALETAGGIAQALPLLGDDPFLVINGDIWCDWDPAQAHDLASRAQPGGAWLLLVDNPAHHPAGDFVLTADGRVQAQGTPRLTFAGVGVYHPSLFMDVPRGQAAPLAPLLRQAMERDLARGARHTGRWTDVGTPQRLADLDAELADGAA; this comes from the coding sequence ATGCGCGCCATGATTCTTGCCGCCGGCCGCGGCGAACGCATGCGCCCGCTGACCGACCGCCTGCCCAAGCCCATGCTTCCGGTCGGCGGCAAGCCGCTGATCGTCTGGCATCTGGAACGCCTGGCCGCGGCGGGCATCCGCGACATCGTCATCAACCATGCCTGGCTGGGCCACGAAATCGAGGGCGCCTTGGGCGATGGCGCGGCCCAGGGCGTGCGCATCCGCTATTCGGCCGAAGCCCGCGCCCTGGAAACCGCGGGCGGCATCGCGCAGGCCCTCCCCCTTCTGGGTGACGACCCGTTCCTGGTCATCAACGGCGACATCTGGTGCGACTGGGATCCGGCCCAGGCGCATGACCTCGCGTCGCGCGCGCAGCCGGGCGGCGCCTGGCTGCTGCTGGTGGACAACCCCGCGCACCATCCTGCCGGCGACTTCGTCCTGACGGCCGATGGCCGCGTGCAGGCGCAGGGAACCCCTCGTTTGACCTTTGCCGGCGTCGGCGTCTACCATCCGTCGTTGTTCATGGATGTGCCGCGCGGCCAGGCAGCGCCCCTGGCGCCGCTACTCAGGCAGGCCATGGAGCGGGATCTGGCGCGGGGTGCCCGTCATACCGGCCGATGGACCGACGTGGGAACGCCGCAGCGGCTGGCCGACCTGGACGCGGAACTGGCCGACGGGGCCGCTTGA
- a CDS encoding aminoglycoside phosphotransferase family protein: MKNDHDPRLAQVRNWLEGLPPALNLAVQTLRPASADASFRRYFRLDAGPRTLIVMDAPPQHEDCRPFLRVDKLLADAGLNVPAVLAQDLDQGLLLLSDLGEQTYYQRIQAGLDDATLQTLYREALAALVKLQQASTAGLGTYDSARLADELTLFPEWYVQKHHGVTLDDKTANALQKIFALLSASNGGQPQVLVHRDFHSPNLMVCDQPQYGPNPGVIDFQDALSGPITYDLASLVTDARTTWEEPQQLDWAIRYWEMARAAGLPVDADFAEFHRAYEWMGLQRNLRILGVFARLNHRDGKAHYLAHIPRVNGYVRQVAQRYGVFTPLLRLLDRLDDRQVSVGYTF, encoded by the coding sequence TTGAAAAACGATCACGACCCCCGCCTGGCGCAAGTGCGCAACTGGCTGGAAGGCCTGCCTCCCGCCCTGAACCTGGCCGTGCAGACCCTGCGCCCCGCGTCGGCCGACGCGAGCTTTCGCCGGTACTTCCGGCTGGACGCGGGCCCGCGCACCCTGATTGTCATGGACGCCCCGCCCCAGCACGAGGACTGCCGCCCGTTCCTGCGCGTGGACAAGCTGCTGGCCGACGCCGGCCTGAACGTGCCGGCGGTGCTGGCCCAGGACCTGGACCAGGGCCTGCTGCTGCTGTCCGACCTGGGCGAGCAGACCTACTATCAGCGCATCCAGGCCGGGCTCGACGACGCCACCCTGCAGACGCTGTACCGCGAGGCGCTGGCCGCCCTGGTCAAGCTGCAGCAGGCCTCGACCGCCGGACTGGGCACCTATGACAGCGCGCGCCTGGCCGACGAGCTCACGCTCTTTCCCGAGTGGTACGTGCAAAAGCATCACGGCGTGACGCTGGACGACAAGACCGCCAACGCCCTGCAAAAGATCTTCGCGCTGCTGTCGGCCAGCAATGGCGGACAGCCGCAGGTGCTGGTGCACCGCGACTTCCACTCGCCCAACCTGATGGTCTGCGACCAGCCGCAATACGGCCCCAATCCCGGCGTCATCGACTTCCAGGACGCGCTCTCGGGCCCCATCACCTACGATCTCGCGTCGCTGGTGACCGATGCCCGCACCACCTGGGAAGAACCGCAGCAGCTCGACTGGGCCATCCGATACTGGGAAATGGCGCGCGCCGCCGGCCTGCCCGTCGATGCCGATTTCGCGGAATTCCACCGCGCCTATGAATGGATGGGCCTGCAGCGCAACCTGCGGATCCTGGGCGTTTTTGCCCGCCTGAACCACCGCGACGGCAAGGCCCACTACCTGGCCCACATCCCGCGGGTGAACGGCTACGTGCGCCAGGTCGCGCAGCGCTACGGCGTCTTCACGCCGCTCCTGCGGCTGCTGGACCGCCTGGACGACCGCCAGGTCAGCGTCGGATACACGTTCTGA
- a CDS encoding LPS-assembly protein LptD: MRKVPWLILSVVSVAAGAVQAQGSPGAAASAPSATSTPELRTSPGLRMHRLPDDSIPAFMEADSISGDPDYELTLSGNAQVRRIDGVIKGDEINYRKDTGEVDVRGSARMMRDGTLVTGPRAKFNVDRYSGEVEKPNFWLGATGGFAVADQADIFSKSQMRLHTVTYSGCPCPEPSWYIKANSVDIDFDENEGVARGGVLYFKDVPILASPYMTFPVKRERKSGFLIPTYGTTSQGGFDISIPYYLNLAPNYDMTVQPRYFSKRGMQLGGEFRYLGSSYLGTLNGTYLPDDHVTGEDRWMYWWRHQQTFSRGFYADWDIAKVSDDNYFRDISQLGLNQASTTYLPQRGRVGWASGYWSAFAQVYKYQTLQDPDAPLVPPYDKEPELYLRGARYDWGGFDVDWTSTAVRFSMPDFGAVARYPDGDRLQTYLTASYPVVRPGWFIIPKAGINYTHYQTKWYGVDALGLNNGSAVGLPRSQSRTLPIMSLDAGLIFERDTTLFGKSSTQTLEPRLYYLRVPYRDQSTLPVYDTSLSDFSFSQAFEENIYTGGWDRIANANQLTAALTTRWLDANTGFERMSLGVAQRLYFEDQEVTLPGETPRENVRSDFLVGASAALTDSLNTDIAAQYNPYDNNWSRGLVSARWSPQRLTTVALAYRYQRDPQPGVRYQPQGQNQISLAVQWPFSKRWYGVGRVDYSLRSGPSSTVANTTESPRVTQAIAGLEYKGDCCWVGRMVYQRYAVSAADTNSALFFQLELTGLGSLGTDPMNLLNRSIPGYTRITPPVPAGTTFERYE, translated from the coding sequence GTGCGCAAGGTTCCGTGGTTGATCCTCTCCGTTGTCAGCGTCGCCGCCGGAGCCGTCCAGGCTCAAGGTAGCCCGGGCGCCGCTGCTTCCGCGCCGTCGGCCACGTCAACTCCGGAATTGCGCACGTCTCCCGGCCTGCGGATGCACCGGTTGCCGGACGACAGCATTCCCGCCTTCATGGAAGCGGACAGCATCTCGGGCGATCCCGACTACGAGCTGACGCTGTCGGGCAATGCCCAGGTGCGCCGCATCGATGGCGTGATCAAGGGCGACGAGATCAATTACCGCAAGGACACCGGCGAAGTCGACGTCCGCGGCAGCGCGCGCATGATGCGCGACGGCACGCTGGTGACGGGGCCGCGCGCCAAGTTCAACGTGGACCGGTATTCCGGCGAGGTCGAAAAGCCGAACTTCTGGCTGGGCGCCACGGGCGGCTTTGCCGTGGCCGACCAAGCGGACATTTTTAGCAAGTCGCAGATGCGGCTGCACACGGTGACGTACAGCGGATGCCCGTGCCCGGAGCCCTCCTGGTACATCAAGGCCAACTCGGTCGACATCGATTTCGACGAAAACGAGGGCGTGGCCCGCGGCGGCGTGCTGTATTTCAAGGACGTGCCGATCCTGGCCTCGCCCTACATGACCTTCCCGGTCAAGCGCGAACGCAAGTCGGGCTTCCTGATCCCGACGTACGGCACGACCAGCCAGGGCGGCTTCGACATCTCGATCCCGTACTACCTGAACCTGGCGCCCAATTACGACATGACGGTGCAGCCGCGCTACTTTTCCAAGCGCGGCATGCAGCTGGGCGGTGAATTCCGTTACCTGGGGTCCAGCTACCTGGGGACCCTGAACGGCACCTACCTGCCCGATGACCACGTCACCGGCGAAGACCGCTGGATGTACTGGTGGCGCCACCAGCAGACGTTCTCCCGCGGCTTCTACGCGGATTGGGACATCGCCAAGGTCTCCGACGACAATTACTTCCGCGACATTTCGCAACTGGGCCTGAACCAGGCTTCCACGACCTACCTGCCGCAACGCGGCCGCGTGGGTTGGGCCTCCGGCTACTGGAGCGCGTTCGCCCAGGTCTACAAGTACCAGACGCTGCAGGACCCGGACGCGCCGCTGGTGCCCCCGTACGACAAGGAACCCGAGCTCTACCTGCGCGGCGCCCGCTACGACTGGGGCGGCTTCGACGTGGACTGGACCTCGACCGCCGTGCGTTTCAGCATGCCGGATTTCGGCGCCGTCGCGCGGTATCCTGACGGTGACCGCCTCCAAACGTATTTGACAGCATCCTATCCTGTTGTGCGTCCGGGCTGGTTCATCATTCCCAAGGCGGGCATCAACTACACCCATTACCAGACCAAATGGTATGGCGTGGATGCGCTGGGCCTGAACAACGGATCGGCGGTGGGGTTGCCCCGTTCGCAGTCGCGCACGCTGCCCATCATGTCCCTGGACGCGGGCCTGATTTTCGAGCGCGACACCACGCTGTTCGGCAAGTCCTCCACGCAGACGCTCGAACCGCGCCTGTATTACCTGCGCGTGCCGTATCGCGACCAGTCCACGCTGCCGGTCTATGACACCTCGTTGTCCGACTTCAGCTTCTCGCAGGCTTTTGAGGAAAACATCTACACCGGCGGCTGGGACCGCATCGCCAACGCCAACCAGCTCACGGCGGCGCTGACCACGCGCTGGCTGGACGCCAACACCGGCTTTGAGCGCATGTCGCTGGGCGTGGCCCAACGCCTGTACTTCGAGGACCAGGAGGTCACGCTGCCCGGCGAGACGCCGCGCGAGAACGTGCGTTCCGACTTCCTGGTGGGGGCCAGCGCGGCCCTGACCGACTCGTTGAACACCGACATCGCCGCCCAGTACAACCCGTACGACAACAACTGGTCGCGCGGGCTCGTCAGCGCCCGCTGGTCGCCGCAGCGTCTGACCACGGTGGCCCTGGCCTACCGTTACCAGCGCGACCCCCAGCCGGGCGTGCGCTACCAGCCGCAGGGACAGAACCAGATCAGCCTGGCGGTCCAGTGGCCGTTCAGCAAGCGCTGGTACGGCGTGGGCCGGGTGGACTATTCTTTGCGTTCGGGCCCGTCCAGCACGGTGGCCAACACGACGGAATCCCCCCGCGTGACGCAGGCCATCGCCGGCCTGGAGTACAAGGGCGACTGCTGCTGGGTGGGCCGCATGGTCTACCAGCGCTACGCCGTATCGGCGGCGGACACCAACTCCGCGCTGTTCTTCCAGCTTGAGCTCACGGGCCTGGGTTCCCTCGGAACCGACCCGATGAACCTGCTGAACAGAAGTATCCCCGGTTACACGCGCATCACGCCGCCCGTGCCTGCCGGGACCACATTTGAAAGGTATGAATGA